Genomic DNA from Chelonia mydas isolate rCheMyd1 chromosome 6, rCheMyd1.pri.v2, whole genome shotgun sequence:
CCTCTCTCTGTTTTTACTGTCTGCTTATCTTGAGAGTAGCCTCTGATACTGTAATGTATAAGAATTCCACTGTCAGTGTGCTCAGGCTTTCTCAGATAGCAGGTTTTCTTGTCTCCTCAGGAGAATGCGGTAGGCAGATTGAAGGTATGATACTCCATGCATATGTGCTCCCACAGTCATAAACAACCCTTGCAAACTCTGATTTGTTTGATGCATCTCCCTTTGAGAAACTCTATTTTTGCTGTTCTTGTTTTTGAAGGAGCTAGCAAACTTTATTTTGGGGTCATGAAGAAATTAAGTGGCTCTTCGGGTAGGTGATGCTCTGGACTTGtcaaatgtcttcttctttgggCCTCAGAACAAAGCATGACCTCATCTTGGCCCACCAGAATAGGATGTGGACTAAGATTTCTGACTGTTCTGAAGCCCCTTTTGTTAAATGTTTTGTGTACCTAGTAAACTTCCTGGCTTTGGAGTTTGTCACATTTAGCTTTTTGTACCAAATGTAGCTATAACTCGAGTTATACATTTTAATGCTATTTGCAGTTGTAACCTCTTTTTGAGAGCGGAAAACCTTATTCCTTCCCATCTCTGTATCTTCTTTAGGACAGTGGTGGCCTGAGTTCATATTTACATGGGAGGAGGTACATGTGGAGAACGGTGAGGGAAGTACTGGATAGattgtctttttatttcctttaagcGTAGGATTCCTTTTACTAGTCTGCCATCCTGTTAAGTTTTGGTCAAAACCAGAGCAAAGGAGATATGAAGAGTTGAACTTCACTTCCTTGTTTAAAAACTGAGTGGAAATCCTGGGGATGGATCTCTTAGGAGACTGTCTTCAAATAGGGTTAGATGCACAGGTAACAGGAAAGGATTGCTGGATTCATTGGCCAGGCTGCTTCTGCTTATCCTGTGTTAGCAGAAGCTCTAAAAGAGTGGTTTTCATTTTCCTACCCTCTTTTGCCTGGTGTTAGGACATAATGGGGCTCAGGAATATACTTCGACGTGTATAAAGGCACTGCTTGAGATACTGGCATGACCAAATACTCACTGACTTCTATAATTCTAGGGTGAACTAAAGGAAGGGTGTTTTGGATAGATTCTGTAGTAGTGAAGGGTacgtgggggtggtggggctgcaTGAGTTTTGGGCATTTGCTTGGTTAGGTTGTGGGGCAGGGAATGAAGTAACCAGCGGTTATGGAGTGTTTGACAGAAAGCAGTATGGACAAGACTTACGGTTTTATGGCAAGTCTCTTACTATTTGGTGTAACCTAAAGGTTctgaaatcagaaggcaaatgtAAAGATtcccaaaatgtgtgtgtgtgtggaggggggtggctATGCAGGTtggatttgctttttaaaacaatgtcCCTCTGTCTCGCCATGACTATtcttttattggggggggggcgagCGGTCTTTAAGACTTCCAACCATATGTGGAGCCTTTTTGGCTTGCAGAGCTGTCTCTTCAAGGGCTCCAGAACTTGACCACAAGGCCTTAATCATCAGCTTATTTCTGATCTTTTCAGGTCATGTACGCTTTGTTTTAGGAGGAAAAAGCTTGGGGAAGTAGGGAGAACTGTGTGTTCCTGGATGGAATTAGGGGTGAGGgggttattctggactgcactcTGGTTGTATCTTAGCCATTTTCTCAAGTGTTCATTTGTTGCAGGAGCAATGGATCCCCCCAGCTACCTAGAAGAGGACTATTCCAGCTTGGACGGGCTGGATGATGACGTGTTTCACTCTGACTTTGGACTCACAGGTCAGCCTGGTGAGATGACCCCTCCTGGCATTTTCACACAGAACCAATCCTACAGCTGCCTGCTGGGGAGGTTTCAACTGTTCCCACTCACACACTGCTGTGGTCCAGGTATCAGGCATGCTGAGCAGCAGGACAAGGCAACCCAAACACTCAGTCCATCCTCTTCCACTCAGGATGTCATGTTGCCATGTGGAGTCACTGAAGAGCCCCAGAGACTCTTCTATGGTAAGAGCACTCCAGCATCACTAGCTTTGCAGAAGGGAAAACTGCCCCTCTAGCGCTTCCCCTCTTTCTCCCACTGGACAAGAGAGGGTTACTTATTCTGCTGCACCTGAAAGAAAGACAGCTCTCTCTGCTTCTCACCCTTGCCTACTCACTGCAGGAGCTGTCCCTTTTCTCACTGCTTCTGCCATCCATTAaacaccagctcctccccccccccccccccaaactccattATAAGGCAGTTGAAGTTATTGCTAGACACCTACAGCAGCACTTAAGGCTGAGACCCTCCTGCAGGCTTCAGAGGGCGATCAAGTGCTTCCCTTGCC
This window encodes:
- the BMF gene encoding bcl-2-modifying factor isoform X2 → MDPPSYLEEDYSSLDGLDDDVFHSDFGLTGQPGEMTPPGIFTQNQSYSCLLGRFQLFPLTHCCGPGIRHAEQQDKATQTLSPSSSTQDVMLPCGVTEEPQRLFYGNAGYRLHVPPVGFALNPHLQEEPREGQREARAEVQIARKLQCIADQFHRLHIQRHQQNRNQVWWQILLFLHNLALNVEANRNHVGQRNSSLLLRA
- the BMF gene encoding bcl-2-modifying factor isoform X3 gives rise to the protein MDPPSYLEEDYSSLDGLDDDVFHSDFGLTGQPGEMTPPGIFTQNQSYSCLLGRFQLFPLTHCCGPGIRHAEQQDKATQTLSPSSSTQDVMLPCGVTEEPQRLFYGNAGYRLHVPPVGFALNPHLQEEPREGQREARAEVQIARKLQCIADQFHRLHIQRHQQNRNQVWWQILLFLHNLALNVEANRNHVGQRDLN
- the BMF gene encoding bcl-2-modifying factor isoform X6; the encoded protein is MDPPSYLEEDYSSLDGLDDDVFHSDFGLTGQPGEMTPPGIFTQNQSYSCLLGRFQLFPLTHCCGPGIRHAEQQDKATQTLSPSSSTQDVMLPCGVTEEPQRLFYGNAGYRLHVPPVGFALNPHLQEEPREGQREARAEVQIARKLQCIADQFHRLHIQRE
- the BMF gene encoding bcl-2-modifying factor isoform X5, with protein sequence MDPPSYLEEDYSSLDGLDDDVFHSDFGLTGQPGEMTPPGIFTQNQSYSCLLGRFQLFPLTHCCGPGIRHAEQQDKATQTLSPSSSTQDVMLPCGVTEEPQRLFYGNAGYRLHVPPVGFALNPHLQEEPREGQREARAEVQIARKLQCIADQFHRLHIQRARSVCCYGTERAMRLTAVQDIRGE
- the BMF gene encoding bcl-2-modifying factor isoform X4 encodes the protein MDPPSYLEEDYSSLDGLDDDVFHSDFGLTGQPGEMTPPGIFTQNQSYSCLLGRFQLFPLTHCCGPGIRHAEQQDKATQTLSPSSSTQDVMLPCGVTEEPQRLFYGNAGYRLHVPPVGFALNPHLQEEPREGQREARAEVQIARKLQCIADQFHRLHIQRTSTKIKECYILGLVAADALLWSSEGECFPHPSGVI